Within uncultured Methanoregula sp., the genomic segment TTCGTTGTCTCAAGGAACGTGTAATTTGTATTTTTGTACTGGTAATCATCCGAGCCAACACCTACTGCCATGTGAGCTTCGGGTTCGAACGAGAAGAGGGCGACACGGTAGCCTTCATGTGATAATAATCCTACGAGTAGCAGGCTCTTGTCATCGCAATCTCCTGATGCATCAACAACCGTTTCTACAGGGAATTTGGCCGGGTTTTCCGCTATAGTCTCGTAACGGAACGACTGGACATAAGCTGCCATAAGTTCAAGATATTCATCGTCAGTCAGTCCCATATCAGCCTTCACTTTCCGGAACTCAGTGGTAAGTGAATTATACAGCTCTTCTTGGTTTGGATCCCCTGCCATCGCAATGTAACTATCGGGGATCCAGATTTTTTCAGAGATATTCCCGTAAATGGTGACTGACTTGTCTGCGTCCCTCGCTCCCTCGTAAACGGATCTGTTGACCGGAACCGAGATTGTGACAGACGACTGTTCAAACGGGAATTCATGCATCGATATAATCGGATAAGTCCCGGTTTCTGCAGGTGTGATATGGGGCACAATCACTCGATCCTTATGGAAAAATCCGCTGAAATATCCTGCAGCAACCCCGACTGCTATAACGAACAGCATCACCCACGCAATATACAGGATCTTTTTGTGCATAGTTATTTCAGGACACCGGTCTGCTCGTTCCTTAGAGAATTTCCCCGATCTGTGCAATTGAATCTATGATATAATCGGGTTTAATCGCTGCGCAGTCAACGACTTCTTTGCGATATTTACCGGTCCTGACCAGTATTCCTGACATACCTGCCTGATGTGCACCCCCGATATCTGTTATAACATCGTCGCCAATCATCACGACTTGGTTTGGGGAAAGTCCCATATCCTGCAGGGCAAGCCCGAAGAATGCTGCTGAAGGTTTCCCCACAACGGTGGCTGTTTTTCCCGTAGCAAATTCAAGTGCTGAAACCAGAGGTCCTGCAGAGAGGGACAATCCCTCGGGAGCCATCCAGTACCGGTCCTTTTCAAGAGCGATCAGTTCCGCACCATCCATCAGGTACCGGAACGCCGTGTTGAGTGTTTCGTAGGTTATTTTGTCCCCTGCATCCCCAATAACGACTACATCGGGTCTCTCGGCAGGAATACTCCTGCGGGACGATTCGAACTCTTCTTCGACATCCCCTGTAGTGAGGAGATAATACCGTTCTTTTCCTGTATTTCTCATGTAGGCGATTGCGGCCTGGGGTGGGGTGAAGAGGTATTGTTCCGGAATATTGATTCCCATCGTTGAAAGGCGGCGGGCAATAGTTGCGCGGCATTTACGGGTAGTGTTGGATACAAATCTGAATTTATACTCTTCATCGATCAGGAATTGAATTGCGGCCATTGCACCGTTGATCGCCGTGTCCCCAACATAGAGTACACCATCGAGATCGATGAGGACGCCTTTGAAATCTGTTACTGTTTCCATCCTGCTAAGAACTCCTGCATCAGATTATCGCATATACGATTGCTTTGGTCAAGATATGTTTCCGTATGTGCAGATATTCGGTTTTTCATCATATCATCCAGATCCCGTGACCACTGGGAGATGATGGTGTTCGTCACTTCCGGATGGAACTGGACTCCGACGGCGCTGCCAAAACGAAATGCCTGATTTTTCACCCTATCTCCACACGCAAGAAGCTGGGCCCCCTCCGGCAGATCGAACGTCTCATTGTGCCAGTGAAAGATTGGAAATGAATCCGGAAAGCAGGGACGGTCCTTGGATTCCCCTCCGTGAACATAGCACCATCCACGCTCCTGAACCCCGGGATAAACCCTCTGGCCGAATGCGGATGCGATCATCTGGGCACCCAGACAAATCCCCAAGACCGGCCTGCCTTTATCGATCATCGAGCGGATCAGTTTTTTTTCTTCATTGAAAAAGGGATATATCCCGACGTCGTTTACGCTCATCTGTCCTCCAAGGATGATCAGTTTCGTGGGTGGATCTGCAGGAACCTCTCGTGTCTCATAGAGCCGGATAATCTTATGAGATATCTGGTTTTTCTGTAGGAAGACGCCAATTTCCCCCGCCGATTCATCAGCTCCATGCTGGAAAATGGTAAGCATCATATCACCGTTTGGCATGCCCGCAAGATATGGATTCGCATCACTTTCATCCTGCACGGTAGGGTGTTTATCTTTTTTTGTTCTGGATGGTTGTACTGACAATGTCTGCCCTGGAGGTTCAATCCCGGATCGGCACGCTCTGGCGGCAACGTATGGACGCGATGCGTGAATATGAGGTTGTCCGTGACGGAAATGTTTTTGGGACTGGTTTTTCCAACCGTTTTGTTTTTTCTTCTGAATACGATCATGTCCGGCATATGCTTGGCAACCTGCTCGACCAGTATCGTGACCTGCCTCTCGAAACCGTTTTTAAGGGAAAGGAAATCTCGAATGAAGAAGGGACCTGTTTCTTGCTGGAGAACCGGCAGGCTTTCACCCCACCCCTTTTTGACAGGGATCGGTTCAGAAACGAAATCTTTGAAGATATAACGCTCGTTCGGGGAATTGGTCCGGTGACACAGAAACGATTGAGCGACCGGGGGTACCACAGGATTATCCATCTCCTGGAGCACCCGAAATTCCGGTCAGGAGCACATCATGTGCTCGAATGTCTGAATCGGGGAAATTCTGCTGAGATAATGGATCTTATCGGATGCAGGTATTCTAAATCCCACCCTTTGGTTCTGGGTACCGCATGCCAGTACGATCCCGAAGATTTTGTGTTCTTTGATATCGAGACTCTTGGGTTGTTCTCCCGGCCAATTCTGCTCTTTGGTATAGGGATTATTGAGCGAGGAGATCTCAATGTCCGCCAGTACCTTCTCCGGGATATTGGGGAGGAACAGGCAGCACTTGCTGCTACCGCGGAGCATCTTTCCGGTGAGCGTCGGGCAGTAGTCACCTTCAATGGCAAGTCATTTGATTTGCCTTATCTTTCAGACCGGCTTGGTTACTATGGTATGGAGTCTCCTGCGCAAATTCCCCACTTCGATGTTCTCCATTTCAGTCGCAGGAGATGGAAGGATCAGCTCCCCTCCCTCTGTCTTACTGCTCTTGAACGGGAGATTCTTGGCATTCATCGGGAGAAAGATATACCCGGACAGATGGTACCGGAGTTTTTCGAGACGTTCCTGAGGACCGGCAATTGCGGACCATTGGTACCTGTTATAGAACACAACCGGCAGGATGTGGTATCTCTTGCCCGCCTCTTTTTTCACCTGCTCGGGGAATCCTATGGCTGTTGCTGATGTTATCCGGCTTTTGGATATGAATCCCATCTACCGGGAACGGGTAGTACATATTGAAACGACGGCTCCCAAGTCCCCTGAGTACGGAATACTGGACCGACCGCTGTCCACCTCTCTCCAATCCTATACGGACCAGAAAGGAATACGATTGTACTCCCACCAGTGTGAAGCCATCAATCACGTCCGCGACGGAAATAATGTGATTATCACTACATCAACGGCAAGCGGTAAAACCCTGACATTCAATATCCCCGTCTTCGAAAAACTGGAAACGGATCCCGAAGTGCGTGCCCTCTACCTGTACCCGACAAAGGCGCTCGCAAATGATCAGCTTGTAACACTCCAGCATATGGAAAAATTTTGTGGAATCGATATAAAACCCGCCATTTACGATGGTGATACGCCCCAATCAAAACGGGCCGCGATTCGGGAGAACGCCCGGATTATAGTCTCCAACCCCTACGAGCTTCACCAGGTACTCTCGTGGCATACAAAATGGCGCCAGTTTTTTTCGGGATTGAATTATATTGTCATTGACGAAGCGCATCGGTATCGTGGGATTTTTGGCTCTCATATCGCGTTTCTGATCCGGAGGCTCCGGCGCATCTCCAGGTATTACGGAGCGACCCCGTGCTTCATTCTATCGACTGCAACCCTGGCAAATCCTCTGGAATTTGCTGAAAACCTTACCGGCCAACCGTTCGTCCTGGTTGATAACGATGGATCCCCGCACGGTATAAAAAATTTTGTTTTCTATAACCCCTTCTTCAATGGAATCGGGGAACGATCCATGCATCAGGAAACAAAGGACCTCCTCCTATCTTGTGTAAAAAACAATCTCCAGACCCTTTGCTTTACCGGCTCCCGGAAAATGGTGGAACTCATTACGGTCTGGGCGCGTGAGGATGCCCGGCGTTCCTTGGCGCCGCTCGCAGATTCCATTTCTGCATACCGTGCCGGGTTTCTTCCAGAAGAGCGTCGGGCGATTGAACGGGAAGCAAAAGGGGGAACCCTGAAAGGAATCGTTTCCACCAATGCCCTCGAACTCGGGATTGATCTCGGATCGCTCGATGCTGTTATCGTAGCCGGCTATCCCGGGACCATGATGTCCACACGTCAGCAGGCAGGAAGGGCAGGGCGGAGTGGGGCCGAATCCCTTGCAATTCTCGTTGCCCAGTCAAATCCGCTCGACCAGTATTTCATGAACCACCCGGAAGAATTTTTCCTGCGTTCTCACGAACATGCGATCATCGACACAAAAAATCCCTATATCTTTTCCGGACATCTTCTCTGCGCTGCTGCTGAACTGCCTCTCAATGAAAAAAGTGATGAACCGTTTTTTTCTCTGCCGTTCTCAGAATTTCTCCCGGAGTTATCGTCAAGTGATCTGTTAAGGAAGACCTCCCGGGGGTGGGTGTATGCCGGAAGTGGAAGAGCGGTGGATGCGGTCAGGCTCGACGGTATTCCGGGTGAGACGTTCAGGATTCTTTGCCAGGGTACCCTGCTTGAGACTATGAACCGGGAACAGGCATACCGTGAGGCACATAAGGGAGCGGTCATGCTTCACCAGGGAACTACCTACCTTGTCACCGAAATGGATCTTGAGACTCATAACGTACGGGTAGCAGAAACCGATGTGGATTACTATACGCAGCCCTTAAAAGAGGTGAATCTCTCGGTAATCCAAGTTCTCGAAACAAAGACGATCCGGGGATTGCAATGCGCATATGGCGATGTCGAAGTAACTGAACACTATACCGGATACAAAATAAAACGCGGGGATACCATTATTGGTGTGGAACCCCTCTCCCTGCCCACGTTGACGTTCCGGACGAAAGCCTTCTGGTTTGTCGCTGCCGCGGATATTGAGACCGAGATAAATGCGGCCGGCCTGGACTTTGCCGGGGGTCTCCACGGGGCAGAGCATGCAATAATCGCCCTCATGCCCCTGCATGTTGTCTGTGACCGTTGGGATATCGGAGGACTCTCATCTCCGTCATTTGGGGACGCCGGAGAACCGACTGTATTTGTGTACGACGCTTTTGAAGGGGGAATCGGACTTGCAGAGAAAGCATATGAGATTCTTCCCGATCTTTTTGCGAGTGCTCATGAACTGGTCAGGGACTGTCGCTGTGAAGATGGGTGTCCCACCTGTATCTATTCCCCCAAATGCGGAAATGACAATCAGCCGCTTGACAAAAAAGCGACCGTCTGCATTCTGGGACACCTGGTACAAATCGCGGACGGGAATGAACCTGCCGGATGCCCCGCAGAACCAGAAAATACCAGTCGCATCTCTCCAATTCCCGTCTAGTCAACAGGGACTTCCTGTGTCTCGGGGATGTCTGCATCCTCTTCGAAGAGGAAAATATCATCGATCTTTGTATGTAACGTTTTTGCCACATCGTGGGCAAGTTTGAGGGACGGATTGTATTTTCCCTGTTCGAGAAATACGATTGTCTCTCTCCGCACTCCTACGGCCTTTGCGAGATCCTCCTGGGTCATGGAAAGTTTTGTGCGGTACTCCTTAATTCTGGTCTGCATAACCCACCCTGTCCTGAGTTCTCACTCGACATTCCCTTTACGAAAAAGATAGATCTGATATATCCTTGCGGATAAAACAAGCACAACTATTGAGAGAATAAGTGCGTTCTGTGTGTTCAGCCTGAGCAGATTGCAGTAATCCAGCCAGACAAGGGCAAACATGAAGAGAAGACCGGTCAGCCAGGCATAGGTAATCCCATAGGCCCCAATTCGTTTTGACCGCTCGTCGGATTCCGGGAATTCCCCGTCCCTCCTGTGACGTATGATCCCGATGAACAGGAAGGCAATACCCGCAACCAGCAAAATGGCTCCAATAATTGCCTCTCCTGCACTCATGACAATGGAAACAATGCCGCTGAGGATCATCAGCGCCCCGATTAAGATACGATAGATGTTCCTTGATTTCATCACTCACTTCCGGTTATGTTATTTATTTCTAACATCTATTGGTAATAATGTTATCTATTTCTAACACACTCCGTTACAAAGACCTGTTATCTTAATGCTCCCGAAAAAGATCCTGCAAGTTCAGGATTAACACAGAATCTTAATAGGAAATTATCGAATGTACGTACTGTTCGCATGGATTTTCTGCCTAATTTCAAGGATATTATTGCTCATTCTCCTGTTGTTTTTACGATTGGTGTTGCTGGTGACAGCGGCTCGGGAAAAACCACATTTACTGAAGCGATCCGGCAGATCTTTGGTCCTGAGCTTGTTGCAACCATAACCCTGGACGATTATCACAAATACGATCGCGGGGAACGCAGAACCCTGAATATCACCCCCCTTCACCCGGATGCCAACAACCTCTCCCGGCTTGAAGCGGATATTGCAGAGCTCAAAGCAGGGAGATCCATCCAAAAACCGGTATATAATCACTCAAGCGGACAGTTTGATCCACCAGTACCGTTTGCCTCCCGGAAGATCCTGATCCTTGAGGGACTTCATACGTTCTATACCCCCGCCCTTCGGGATCTTATGGACTTCGCCATCTTTGTAGATCCTGAAAAAGAGGTCAAGTACGAATGGAAACGGCGCCGGGATATGGAGAAGCGGGGATATAGTTCCGGTGAGGTGGCAGAAGAGATCTCGCTCAGGGAGAAAGACTATGAAACCTTCATTGCACCCCAGCGTTGCTATGCGGATGCAATAATCCGGATTGGATATTCAAAGTATGGCGTAGATAAAGGACATTTACAGAATATTTACCGGATCTCTCTGCTCCAAAACCGTATGAAAAGAACAATTCGTGATATCGATCTCAACATCGATCTCTTCTCCCTTCTCTCGTTTCATGACCGGGACTTTCTCATCGAGTTCTCTACCCAGCAGGTTGACTGCTCCCGGATGCGTGCTCTGACATTTGACGGCGAGATGAATTACGAGACTATCCGGAAACTGGAGCGGAACATTGAGTACCAGACGGGTGTTCATCCGATCGAGATGTTCACGAACCGGGATTCCATCACGGCAACTGATATTGTCCAGCTGATCCTGTCATGGCGTATCATTCACCGGCGTGTCTTTATTCAGGAACGGGCCTGATGCCTTAAAGTATTCTGGCCGAGACTCTATGGTGGGGAAGGTACCTGTAACCATACCTTGTTGTGATCGTACAACTCATCTTAGTGCACATATTGTATGATCTCATTGCTGCATGTCGATTCCGACACAACCCTACAGACCCTTTTCAGAGAGTTTCTCACGAGTTGTGGCGAAATCTCCGTTATTTCCCTGTCCTCAGCGTACGAAGCGCTTGATCTTCTCAAGACAACCAGGTTCGATGTCATAGTATCCGAATATCATCTCCCGACAACGGACGGCCAGACGTTCCTTGAAGTTTTACGCCGGGTCAGAAAAAATTCGACTCCATTTATCTTCTTTGCAAAAAAAGCAGATCACCATGTTGTGATAAATGCCCTTAACACCGGCGCCACTTTTTATGTGCTCAAGGGTAGGGAACCAACAAAAGAGTTCGCCGTTCTCAAGCATTTCATTCACCAGGCTATCCAGCAGAAACAGCTGGAAGATGCGCTCAAAGAGCGGGAAAAACAGTATCGCAGCGTTGTCGAGGACCAGTCCGAATTCATTATACGGTTTCTTCCGAATGGTACCCTGGTTTTTGCCAATGAAGCGTATTGCTCGTATTTTAACAAATCACGCGATGAGATCATGGGATCGAATATTCGCAATCTCATCCCGGATTCTGACCAGGAAAAATTTTTTCGCCAGTTATCGAACCTCACCCGGGAGAATCCGGTCTGTTCCACGGACTCACGCCAGGTTATCCCGGACGGGTCCGTTTTCTGGCAGCAGTGGTGCAACCGGGCCATATTTAACGAACAGCAGCAACTCTCTGAATACCAGGCCGTGGGCCGGGATATAACTGCCCAGAAAAACGCTGAATCAGCCCTTGTGCAGGCTCACAGAAACCTCGGCGTGATGAATACAATCACCCGCCACGATATCCTCAACCAGCTCACTGCCGTATTCAACTTTCTGGAGCTCGCCAGGCATTCTAACCATGATCGGAATGTCGATGAATATCTGGGGAGGGCCCACCAGGCAGCAGAGACCATCCATGGACATATCCTCTTCACCAAGGACTACCAGGAGATTGGCAGCAATTCAGCCCAGTGGCAAAACCTGGAAGCCCTCGTGAAAAGAGCGATGGGTGGCCTTGATCTTTCAGGCATCCGGATTGAGTGTTCTCTTTCCGATCTCTGGATTCTTGCCGATCCCCTTGTCGAGAAGGTTTTTTACAACCTGGCTGAAAACACCCTCCGGCATGCCGGAGATGTATCATCAATCCGGATTTCCTGCCATGAAAATGATCTCGGTCTTATCATTGTTTACGAAGATGATGGTAACGGTATACCCGACGAAGTAAAAGAAAAGATCTTCCGCCGTGAATACTACCGGAATACCGGGCTCGGCCTGTACCTTATCCGCGAGATCCTTGCGATCACCAAAATCCGGATACGGGAATGTGGTACACCAGGCAAAGGGGCCCGGTTTGAGATGTCTGTCCCTATAGGAAATTATGGCTTCAGGATGGACGGAAAACCTCTGGAACCCGCCTGTCCAAAGCAATGAAAAATAGGATTATGCTTGTACAACTGAGCTGACCGAAAGGAAAACCGGGCCGCGGACATCAACTTTCTTCTTGTTGTCCGTGACAAACCGCATTGCATATTCTTCGATCTTCAGGTTGATATCGCTTGGGAGTTTTGCCATTTTCACCTGGACGGTGGTGCTCTTCCCGCATCGTGCCGCTTCCTCGATCCTCGCTGCTGCGAGAGCTGAGACTGCACTGAGGTAGCTGATCCCTGTTGGTATGCCTTCAGTGCGCACCTGTTTCCACTTCTCGACATCCGGAACGCCCAGAACCGAACCATCGTGAACGAAAATTTCATTTGCGCAGGCCGGACCGCAGAGTTTTGCATTGGATTCGGACTCTTCCACGGCAACTTTTACCG encodes:
- a CDS encoding PAS domain S-box protein encodes the protein MISLLHVDSDTTLQTLFREFLTSCGEISVISLSSAYEALDLLKTTRFDVIVSEYHLPTTDGQTFLEVLRRVRKNSTPFIFFAKKADHHVVINALNTGATFYVLKGREPTKEFAVLKHFIHQAIQQKQLEDALKEREKQYRSVVEDQSEFIIRFLPNGTLVFANEAYCSYFNKSRDEIMGSNIRNLIPDSDQEKFFRQLSNLTRENPVCSTDSRQVIPDGSVFWQQWCNRAIFNEQQQLSEYQAVGRDITAQKNAESALVQAHRNLGVMNTITRHDILNQLTAVFNFLELARHSNHDRNVDEYLGRAHQAAETIHGHILFTKDYQEIGSNSAQWQNLEALVKRAMGGLDLSGIRIECSLSDLWILADPLVEKVFYNLAENTLRHAGDVSSIRISCHENDLGLIIVYEDDGNGIPDEVKEKIFRREYYRNTGLGLYLIREILAITKIRIRECGTPGKGARFEMSVPIGNYGFRMDGKPLEPACPKQ
- a CDS encoding TIGR01458 family HAD-type hydrolase, producing METVTDFKGVLIDLDGVLYVGDTAINGAMAAIQFLIDEEYKFRFVSNTTRKCRATIARRLSTMGINIPEQYLFTPPQAAIAYMRNTGKERYYLLTTGDVEEEFESSRRSIPAERPDVVVIGDAGDKITYETLNTAFRYLMDGAELIALEKDRYWMAPEGLSLSAGPLVSALEFATGKTATVVGKPSAAFFGLALQDMGLSPNQVVMIGDDVITDIGGAHQAGMSGILVRTGKYRKEVVDCAAIKPDYIIDSIAQIGEIL
- a CDS encoding helix-turn-helix transcriptional regulator: MQTRIKEYRTKLSMTQEDLAKAVGVRRETIVFLEQGKYNPSLKLAHDVAKTLHTKIDDIFLFEEDADIPETQEVPVD
- a CDS encoding phosphoribulokinase, whose amino-acid sequence is MDFLPNFKDIIAHSPVVFTIGVAGDSGSGKTTFTEAIRQIFGPELVATITLDDYHKYDRGERRTLNITPLHPDANNLSRLEADIAELKAGRSIQKPVYNHSSGQFDPPVPFASRKILILEGLHTFYTPALRDLMDFAIFVDPEKEVKYEWKRRRDMEKRGYSSGEVAEEISLREKDYETFIAPQRCYADAIIRIGYSKYGVDKGHLQNIYRISLLQNRMKRTIRDIDLNIDLFSLLSFHDRDFLIEFSTQQVDCSRMRALTFDGEMNYETIRKLERNIEYQTGVHPIEMFTNRDSITATDIVQLILSWRIIHRRVFIQERA
- a CDS encoding type 1 glutamine amidotransferase, which gives rise to MMLTIFQHGADESAGEIGVFLQKNQISHKIIRLYETREVPADPPTKLIILGGQMSVNDVGIYPFFNEEKKLIRSMIDKGRPVLGICLGAQMIASAFGQRVYPGVQERGWCYVHGGESKDRPCFPDSFPIFHWHNETFDLPEGAQLLACGDRVKNQAFRFGSAVGVQFHPEVTNTIISQWSRDLDDMMKNRISAHTETYLDQSNRICDNLMQEFLAGWKQ
- a CDS encoding DEAD/DEAH box helicase codes for the protein MAVADVIRLLDMNPIYRERVVHIETTAPKSPEYGILDRPLSTSLQSYTDQKGIRLYSHQCEAINHVRDGNNVIITTSTASGKTLTFNIPVFEKLETDPEVRALYLYPTKALANDQLVTLQHMEKFCGIDIKPAIYDGDTPQSKRAAIRENARIIVSNPYELHQVLSWHTKWRQFFSGLNYIVIDEAHRYRGIFGSHIAFLIRRLRRISRYYGATPCFILSTATLANPLEFAENLTGQPFVLVDNDGSPHGIKNFVFYNPFFNGIGERSMHQETKDLLLSCVKNNLQTLCFTGSRKMVELITVWAREDARRSLAPLADSISAYRAGFLPEERRAIEREAKGGTLKGIVSTNALELGIDLGSLDAVIVAGYPGTMMSTRQQAGRAGRSGAESLAILVAQSNPLDQYFMNHPEEFFLRSHEHAIIDTKNPYIFSGHLLCAAAELPLNEKSDEPFFSLPFSEFLPELSSSDLLRKTSRGWVYAGSGRAVDAVRLDGIPGETFRILCQGTLLETMNREQAYREAHKGAVMLHQGTTYLVTEMDLETHNVRVAETDVDYYTQPLKEVNLSVIQVLETKTIRGLQCAYGDVEVTEHYTGYKIKRGDTIIGVEPLSLPTLTFRTKAFWFVAAADIETEINAAGLDFAGGLHGAEHAIIALMPLHVVCDRWDIGGLSSPSFGDAGEPTVFVYDAFEGGIGLAEKAYEILPDLFASAHELVRDCRCEDGCPTCIYSPKCGNDNQPLDKKATVCILGHLVQIADGNEPAGCPAEPENTSRISPIPV
- a CDS encoding ribonuclease H-like domain-containing protein, which encodes MVLGTACQYDPEDFVFFDIETLGLFSRPILLFGIGIIERGDLNVRQYLLRDIGEEQAALAATAEHLSGERRAVVTFNGKSFDLPYLSDRLGYYGMESPAQIPHFDVLHFSRRRWKDQLPSLCLTALEREILGIHREKDIPGQMVPEFFETFLRTGNCGPLVPVIEHNRQDVVSLARLFFHLLGESYGCC